CATGGCGCCATCGGCTTTACCGAGGAATATCCGCTGCATCTGCTCACCCGTCGGTTGTGGGCGTGGCGCAGTGAATTCGGCTCGGCCAGCCTTTGGAGTCAGCGCCTGGGTACTCAAATATGCCAAGGCGGCAGCGATGGATACTGGCCGTTGCTCACCAGCCATGGCCAACAACCCTTAACCCGTCTCGCGAGTAATCCGGTATGAGCCCGTTTCTTCAGATTGAGCGTGAGGGCGGCATCGTCACTGTGCGCATGAACCATCCCGACACGCGCAATGCCCTGACGACGCGCGAGCAGATCCAGGAGTTTGTCGATCTCTGCGCCGAGCTGCGCCGTGATATGTCGGTGCGGGTCATGGTGCTTACCGGCAATGGCAGCGCTTTTTGTGCCGGTGGCAACGTCAAGGACATGCACGAGCGCGGCGGCATTTTCGCCGGCTCGCCGTATGAACTGCGCAATACCTACCGGGACGGCATTCAGCGTATTCCCCTGGCGATTTATGAGCTGGATATCCCGGTGATCGCCGCGGTTAACGGCCCGGCGATCGGTGCGGGCCTCGATCTTGCCTGTATGTGCGATATCCGGCTGGCGGCGCCCAAGGCGATCTTCGCCGAGAGTTTCGTGCGCCTGGGCATCGTTCCGGGTGACGGCGGCGCCTGGCTGTTGCCGCGCATCATTGGTATCCCGAAAGCCAGTCTGATGGCGTTTACCGGTGACGCTATCGATGCAGCCAAGGCGCTGGAATGGGGCCTGGTCGAGCAAGTCTGCACCCACGAAACGCTGCAATCGGAAGCGCAGGCGCTTGCGCGCCGAATCGCCAGTAATCCCGGTCATGCGTTGCGCCTGTGCAAGCGTCTGCTGCGTGAAGGCCAACATATGCGCCTCGATTCGCTTCTGGAATTGTCGGCGGCGTATCAGGCGTTGGCGCATCACACCGAAGACCATCATGAAGCGGTGGCGGCTTTTGTCGATAAGCGCGATCCCAATTACCAGGACCGCTGATTATCCATCGCCCAATACAAGAATCGATCTGGAGTAAGCAAAATGCGTGGCGTATTTCGAGAAGACCACAACATGTTCCGTGATCAGGCCCGCCGTTTCGTCGATCGCGAAATCGTGCCCTACCTGCATGAGTGGGAAAAGAACGGCATCGTTCCCAAGGAAGTCTGGCTCAAGGCCGGTGAGAACGGCTTGTTATGCTCCACGGTGCCCGAAGAATACGGTGGCCCCGGAGGCGACTTTGGTCACTCGGCGGTTATGATCGAAGAGCTGGCGCGGGCCAACGCTACCGCCGTGGGTTTCACCACCCACTCGGAAATCGTCACGCCTTACATCGTTGCCTATGGCAGCGAAGAGCAGAAGCAGCAATGGCTGCCGCGCATGGTCAGCGGTGAATTGATTGGCGTGATTGCCATGAGCGAACCGGGCATTGGCAGCGACCTGCGCGCCATGCGCACTTCGGCGCGGCGTGACGGTGATGACTACATCGTCAACGGCCAGAAGACCTTTATCACCAACGGTGGCAATGCCGGCCTGGTGGTCACCGCCACCAAGATTGATCCAGCGGCGAAGGAACTGACTCTGATCTGCGTTGAGGAAGACCGAGCCGGCTTCGCCAAGGGGCGTCTGCTGGAAAAGATTGGCCTGAAAGGGCAAGACACTGCCGAATTATTTTTTGATGAAGTCCGGGTGCCCGTCGGCAATCGATTGGGTGAGGAGGGGATGGGATTCAAATACCTGACTCATCAATTGGCTTGGGAACGCCTGATCATCGCGATCCGTGCTGCGCAATCCATCGACACGCTGCTGGAAGAAACAATCGGCTACACCCGGGAGCGCAAGGTCTTCGGGAAACCGGTGATCGACTTCCAGAACACCCGCTTCAAACTCGCTGAAGCCAAGGCCCAGGCCACCATGTTGCGGGTGTTCGTCGACGACTGCCTGGCCAAAGTGATGCGCGGTGAACTGACGCCGGAAATCGCGGCAATGGCCAAACTGCTGGGCTCGGAAATGCAAGGCAAGCTGCTTGACGAATTCCTGCAGTTACATGGGGGCTACGGCTTCATGAGCGAATACAAGATCAGCCGCGCCTGGGTCGACGCCCGAGTGGCCCGCATATACGGCGGCACTTCGGAAATCATGAAAGAAATTATCGGCCGTACCCTTTGAAGCACACTTGCATGGGGCAAACAGATGAGTAATTCCCTTTACGAAATTTCGCTAAAGCAGATCGATGGAAGCATCCGTACCCTTGGCGACTATCGGGGCAAAGTGCTGCTGGTGGTCAACGTCGCTTCAAAATGCGGGCTTACCCCGCAATACGAGGGCTTGGAAAAACTTTACCAAGACAAAAAATCCCAAGGCCTGGAAATACTGGGTTTCCCTGCTAACAACTTCAAGGAACAAGAACCGGGTAGCGATGTGGAAATCGTTGAGTTCTGTTCAGTGAACTATGACATTCACTTTCCGTTGTTCTCGAAAATCTCCGTTGTCGGTGCGGACCAGCATCCTCTCTACGCGGAACTGACTGCCGCACAACCCGAAACAACGGGTGAGGGACCTTTTCGGGAGCGTCTGCAGGGTTATGGCATCGAGTCAGGCAACACAACGGACGTACTCTGGAATTTCGAAAAGTTTCTGATTGATCGGCAGGGCATCGTCGTTGCTCGTTTCGCTCCGGACATTGCGGCTGATAATCCTCGTTTGCTTGAAGCAATCGAAGTTCAATTAGTCCAAGAGGCGTGAAGCGGTGTTGACAGTCGATACGGTTAGCTCGCTTCGTGCGCTCGTGGCCCGTGCACGAGGTGAAAACAAGAAAGTCGCGCTGGTGCCGACAATGGGCAACTTGCATGACGGTCATATCTCCCTGATTCATTGCGCGAAGCAGCGTGCTGACTTTGTCGTCGCGAGCATTTTTGTCAATCCACTCCAGTTTGGGGCTAATGAAGATCTTGCCAACTATCCCCGGACGCCCGACGCCGATCGAGAGAAATTGGTCAACGCCGGCTGCGATGTGCTCTTTGCCCCTGCTGTCGAACAAATCTATCCGGATGGAATGCTCAACCAGGCCATCGTCAGCGTGCCAAACGTGTCTGAAGGTCTTTGCGGCGCGATACGCCTTGGTCACTTTGACGGGATGGCCACTGTCGTTACCAAGCTGCTGAACATCGTTCAGCCAGACGTGGCGGTTTTCGGTGAAAAGGACTATCAGCAGCTGGCAGTCGTCCGCTCGATGGTCAGGGATCTCAATATGGTGACTGATGTTGTCGGTGCACCGACGATCCGGGCTGCGGACGGCTTGGCATTATCGTCGCGCAACGTCTATCTGAGTGACCATGAGCGTTCGGTGGCTCCCGTCCTTTACGCTTGTTTGAAGCAAACGGCGGCGAGTATCCAGGCTGAGGGGCGGGTGACTGAGCGCCAGTTGATTGAATGTCATCAACGTATAAGCGACGCCGGTTTTCAGCTGGAATACTTTGAAGTCAGGAATGCTCAGGATTTAAAACCTCTGACCAGCTCCGATACTCACTTTGTGATTCTGGTGGCCGCGCGCATCGGCAAAACGCGGCTCATTGACAATCTGACGGTGGACCTTCGGCCATCAAAAAGATCACCAGAGGAACAACATCCATGAGCCTCTATCGAGCGTTCACTGTTCTTGGTCTGTGCCTTGTCTCTCTTGTCGGTATGGCTCAACAAGCGCCAGCGGATGCCTATGGTGCCGACACCCAGCGTGCCAACGCCTTGTTGTTAAAAGCTGTCGCCGAATACAAAGCCAAGGGCGACACCGCCCTGGCCGAGTTTAGTCGCCAGGGAGCCTATGTCGATGGTGAACTGTACATCTACGTGGTCGATACCTCCGGTGTGATGCTTGCCAGCGGAGGGCCTTCGGTATCACTGGTCGGAAAACCGGTGGTCAGCGTTCTGGACGACGACCTCAAGGCTGCATTCCAGCAAGCCATTTCGCAGCCAGACGACGGCATTGTGCGTAGCGCCGAATACCGCTGGTGGAACTGGCAACACGGTAAGGTCGAGCGTAAGCGCGTGTTCTATCAACGTGTGAAAGATCGGGTGATCTCCGTGGGTTATTACATGCCACGGTCCAGCCCTGAAAAGGCACAACAGCTGCTTCGCCAGATTTCGTCGCAAGTTGCCAGCGACGCGAAAGCCACTGTCGGGCTCATTAATCAGCACGATAAGCAGCTTACCCAGGATGATCTCTATGCCTTTGTGGTGGACCTGAAAACCAAGCGGTTCGTCGCTCACGGCTTTTCGCCCCGGCTGATCGGTACCGACTTCAAGTCATTGCGCTCAACCGACGGCAAGCCGATTGGCGAGGACATTCTCAAGCAAATGAATACGCATGAAGCAGGGGAAATCACCTATCAATGGCGCAACCCTATGACCGGGCAGAACGAATACAAGAGGACTTTTCTGCAGCGAGTGAATGGATACGTCGTCGCCGTGGGCTGCTATGCAATCAAGTGATCAGAACAGGGGCCACCGGAGTCCGCAGCAAGGAGTGTGCGCATGACTGATTTAGTGTTGCTGCATGGCGGCAACCATGGCTCGTGGTGTTGGGGGCCTTTTGTGGAGGCGTTAAACCAGCAACCCGGATGTTTCGAACGAGTGATCACTCTGGATATGCCTGGGTGCGGCAAGAAGCGTGGTCGGGATGTTGCATCCCTGCGGCTGGACGATGTAGTCAACGAACTCAATGAAGACCTGCATGCTTTGGGTGTGAGCCAGGCTATGTTGCTTGGGCATTCCATCGCCGGGGCCGTGCTGCCGATGATGGTGCTGGCCGCTCCTCAGTTGTATTCGCAGCTGGTGTACCTGGCCTGCGCATTGCCCAGTGAAGGCCAATCCATTCTGGAGTTGCTTGGCAATACGTTACACGGCGAAAGCCCGGAACATGTCGGTTGGCCGCTGGATCCAGCGCAAACTACTCCTCAAGCGCTGGCTGTGGTCATGTTCGGTCACGACCTGGATGAGCAAACCCTGGGTTGGTTGTTAGGCGAAGTGAGCCAGGACACAACACCACTCTGTGTGGCGACAGACTCTATTAGCCGTGAGGGATACTCGGGAA
This region of Pseudomonas mandelii genomic DNA includes:
- a CDS encoding cache domain-containing protein: MSLYRAFTVLGLCLVSLVGMAQQAPADAYGADTQRANALLLKAVAEYKAKGDTALAEFSRQGAYVDGELYIYVVDTSGVMLASGGPSVSLVGKPVVSVLDDDLKAAFQQAISQPDDGIVRSAEYRWWNWQHGKVERKRVFYQRVKDRVISVGYYMPRSSPEKAQQLLRQISSQVASDAKATVGLINQHDKQLTQDDLYAFVVDLKTKRFVAHGFSPRLIGTDFKSLRSTDGKPIGEDILKQMNTHEAGEITYQWRNPMTGQNEYKRTFLQRVNGYVVAVGCYAIK
- the panC gene encoding pantoate--beta-alanine ligase, whose translation is MLTVDTVSSLRALVARARGENKKVALVPTMGNLHDGHISLIHCAKQRADFVVASIFVNPLQFGANEDLANYPRTPDADREKLVNAGCDVLFAPAVEQIYPDGMLNQAIVSVPNVSEGLCGAIRLGHFDGMATVVTKLLNIVQPDVAVFGEKDYQQLAVVRSMVRDLNMVTDVVGAPTIRAADGLALSSRNVYLSDHERSVAPVLYACLKQTAASIQAEGRVTERQLIECHQRISDAGFQLEYFEVRNAQDLKPLTSSDTHFVILVAARIGKTRLIDNLTVDLRPSKRSPEEQHP
- a CDS encoding glutathione peroxidase encodes the protein MSNSLYEISLKQIDGSIRTLGDYRGKVLLVVNVASKCGLTPQYEGLEKLYQDKKSQGLEILGFPANNFKEQEPGSDVEIVEFCSVNYDIHFPLFSKISVVGADQHPLYAELTAAQPETTGEGPFRERLQGYGIESGNTTDVLWNFEKFLIDRQGIVVARFAPDIAADNPRLLEAIEVQLVQEA
- a CDS encoding alpha/beta fold hydrolase; the encoded protein is MTDLVLLHGGNHGSWCWGPFVEALNQQPGCFERVITLDMPGCGKKRGRDVASLRLDDVVNELNEDLHALGVSQAMLLGHSIAGAVLPMMVLAAPQLYSQLVYLACALPSEGQSILELLGNTLHGESPEHVGWPLDPAQTTPQALAVVMFGHDLDEQTLGWLLGEVSQDTTPLCVATDSISREGYSGMIPASYIITLRDNILPVDWQRRFAQRAGAGVVIEIDTAHEPFVSHPQLLADVVRGIERHE
- a CDS encoding crotonase/enoyl-CoA hydratase family protein; translation: MSPFLQIEREGGIVTVRMNHPDTRNALTTREQIQEFVDLCAELRRDMSVRVMVLTGNGSAFCAGGNVKDMHERGGIFAGSPYELRNTYRDGIQRIPLAIYELDIPVIAAVNGPAIGAGLDLACMCDIRLAAPKAIFAESFVRLGIVPGDGGAWLLPRIIGIPKASLMAFTGDAIDAAKALEWGLVEQVCTHETLQSEAQALARRIASNPGHALRLCKRLLREGQHMRLDSLLELSAAYQALAHHTEDHHEAVAAFVDKRDPNYQDR
- a CDS encoding acyl-CoA dehydrogenase family protein, which codes for MRGVFREDHNMFRDQARRFVDREIVPYLHEWEKNGIVPKEVWLKAGENGLLCSTVPEEYGGPGGDFGHSAVMIEELARANATAVGFTTHSEIVTPYIVAYGSEEQKQQWLPRMVSGELIGVIAMSEPGIGSDLRAMRTSARRDGDDYIVNGQKTFITNGGNAGLVVTATKIDPAAKELTLICVEEDRAGFAKGRLLEKIGLKGQDTAELFFDEVRVPVGNRLGEEGMGFKYLTHQLAWERLIIAIRAAQSIDTLLEETIGYTRERKVFGKPVIDFQNTRFKLAEAKAQATMLRVFVDDCLAKVMRGELTPEIAAMAKLLGSEMQGKLLDEFLQLHGGYGFMSEYKISRAWVDARVARIYGGTSEIMKEIIGRTL